From the genome of Methylomonas sp. UP202, one region includes:
- a CDS encoding TonB-dependent receptor: protein MPNSMPSIQTLTKGVLLWAWIQTGPVHAEAALAPPTAAFHISRQSLDTALVEFSLQSGLQVIASGQLTAGLMSPGVSGSYSTLQALQKILAGSGLVYRLNGETAVSLEPAPAMPSPPINTLPAINVTTLTMPDPAPNYLLPNASTATKTDTPIMNTPYSIKTVPKAVLDDQQVIRMDKALQNVAGVLPEASSALFRDSFTIRGFTTGNAILSYRDGVPFPQAYSNGLSSKRDPANLQQIEVLKGPGSLLFGRVEPGGVINVITKQPLATPYYALQQQFGSFGYYRTSLDATGPVTGDKRLLYRVNAANETTGSFSDFVNSNRYFIAPVLSWNLDARDQVTADFEYQRFDETAAAAIPALGKRPAYVPRDRNIGEPGFSANNGARVLAGFNWSHQFNDHWQLSQRFYYNGIRSEINGTFLRGNADSQGNISRGMGHQNVQSDNYFAAINLTGKLKTWDLKHTLLFGGDYYRADDVDPFDVRFIPGSFNVFKPVYGTISFDAIDPSQRVRFGVDAMTSWYGVYGQDQIELPGQLYALGGLRYDQANQFDHLLNSVAGDEQRVSPRGGLLWRPLPEWSLYGSYSENFGAQNGVNGAGRILPAQTAEQWEIGVKTEQGQGRFSASLAYYDLSKRNIAVKDPNNPLLMATIGAAESRGLELDVAGELLPGWRVIGGYSELFFAAITADTDASGGTGTQGHRLPNAPRHSGSLFSSFEFQSGILQGLKLGAGINAVSQRQGDQANSYQVPGYLLVNLLAGYSFKLGSSKFTAQLNIDNLFDRYYFVGSNTGNDIFFGPPRSFLGSIKVKF, encoded by the coding sequence ATGCCAAACTCTATGCCGTCCATTCAAACCCTCACTAAAGGCGTCTTGCTCTGGGCCTGGATACAGACCGGCCCGGTGCATGCCGAGGCCGCCCTCGCGCCGCCGACGGCTGCCTTCCATATTTCGAGGCAATCGTTGGATACAGCGCTGGTCGAGTTCTCGCTGCAATCGGGCTTGCAAGTAATCGCCAGCGGCCAACTGACCGCCGGTTTGATGTCTCCCGGCGTATCGGGCTCATATTCAACGTTACAAGCTTTGCAAAAAATCCTGGCCGGTAGCGGCCTAGTTTATCGGCTGAACGGCGAAACCGCTGTCAGCCTGGAACCGGCACCGGCCATGCCAAGCCCGCCCATAAACACACTGCCGGCGATCAATGTCACCACCCTTACCATGCCCGATCCGGCGCCGAATTATCTGCTGCCCAACGCGTCCACCGCCACCAAAACCGACACGCCGATCATGAATACCCCGTATTCGATCAAAACGGTGCCCAAAGCCGTGCTGGACGATCAACAAGTCATTCGAATGGACAAGGCGCTGCAAAACGTGGCCGGGGTTTTGCCGGAAGCCTCCAGCGCGCTGTTTCGGGACAGTTTTACGATACGCGGTTTCACTACCGGCAACGCGATTCTGTCCTACCGTGACGGCGTGCCCTTTCCACAAGCCTATTCCAACGGTCTGTCCAGCAAGCGCGATCCGGCCAATCTTCAACAAATCGAGGTATTGAAGGGTCCGGGGTCACTGCTGTTCGGCCGCGTGGAGCCGGGCGGCGTCATCAACGTCATCACCAAGCAGCCGCTGGCCACGCCCTATTACGCGTTGCAACAGCAATTCGGTTCATTCGGCTATTACCGAACCAGTCTGGATGCCACCGGGCCGGTTACCGGCGACAAGCGACTGCTGTACCGCGTCAATGCGGCTAACGAAACGACCGGCTCTTTTTCCGATTTCGTCAACAGCAATCGATACTTTATAGCACCGGTCCTGAGTTGGAATCTCGACGCACGCGACCAAGTGACCGCCGATTTCGAATACCAGCGGTTCGACGAAACGGCCGCCGCCGCGATCCCGGCGCTGGGCAAGCGTCCGGCTTATGTGCCGCGTGACCGCAATATTGGCGAACCTGGTTTTTCGGCGAATAATGGCGCAAGAGTTTTGGCTGGTTTCAATTGGTCTCACCAATTCAATGACCACTGGCAACTGTCGCAGCGTTTTTATTACAATGGGATACGCTCCGAAATTAATGGTACCTTTCTGCGTGGCAACGCCGATTCTCAAGGTAATATCTCCCGTGGCATGGGACACCAAAATGTTCAGTCCGACAATTATTTCGCCGCGATTAATCTTACCGGCAAGCTCAAAACCTGGGACCTGAAACACACTTTGTTGTTCGGCGGCGATTATTACCGTGCCGATGACGTCGATCCGTTCGATGTCCGCTTCATTCCGGGTTCTTTTAATGTTTTCAAGCCGGTCTACGGCACTATCAGCTTTGACGCCATCGATCCCAGCCAACGCGTCAGATTCGGCGTGGACGCCATGACGTCCTGGTATGGCGTGTACGGTCAGGATCAAATCGAGTTGCCTGGCCAGCTCTATGCTTTGGGCGGGCTACGTTACGACCAGGCCAATCAATTCGATCATCTGCTCAATTCCGTGGCCGGCGACGAACAGCGCGTGAGTCCGCGCGGCGGCTTGTTGTGGCGGCCGTTGCCGGAATGGTCGCTATACGGCAGCTATAGCGAAAACTTTGGGGCGCAAAACGGCGTCAACGGCGCTGGACGGATCTTGCCGGCGCAAACCGCCGAGCAGTGGGAAATCGGCGTCAAAACCGAGCAAGGGCAAGGCCGTTTTAGCGCTTCGCTGGCTTACTACGATTTGAGCAAGCGCAATATCGCCGTCAAGGATCCCAATAACCCGTTGTTAATGGCGACGATAGGCGCCGCCGAAAGCCGGGGCCTGGAACTGGATGTGGCCGGCGAGTTGCTACCGGGCTGGCGAGTGATTGGCGGTTACAGCGAATTGTTTTTCGCCGCCATCACTGCTGATACCGACGCAAGCGGCGGCACCGGTACTCAGGGCCACAGACTACCCAACGCCCCGCGCCATTCGGGTAGTCTGTTCAGCAGTTTTGAGTTTCAGAGCGGCATCTTGCAAGGACTTAAGCTGGGTGCCGGTATCAATGCCGTCAGCCAGCGCCAGGGCGATCAGGCCAACAGTTATCAGGTTCCCGGCTATTTGTTGGTCAATCTGCTGGCCGGCTATTCGTTCAAGCTCGGTTCCAGCAAATTCACCGCCCAACTGAATATCGACAATCTATTCGACCGCTATTACTTTGTCGGCAGCAACACCGGTAACGACATTTTTTTCGGTCCGCCGCGTAGTTTTCTGGGCTCGATTAAAGTCAAATTCTAG
- a CDS encoding VPLPA-CTERM sorting domain-containing protein, with protein MRRSNRLNLSFAIAALLVVGPAQAHVTNWNLLNTATTIAGTGINADPCAGKTLCQSSPNFTRYSWYDGTQPQLSDSHTVTLNAEAFTFHLAAESSVTITDSAYGANASTLNPAFSVYSGVLPALSHDQQAPDTQNPIDLDSPLYVSMMSPTDHAPGDPNIAHYIDDGTGTALMVNPAWNQPFAGSNGLTAEQWYTANYTPHNGYRDTLNGTQTGGIDTNPNSGNYGSLLNPYLGQFDAYGNWSMGNANGDWSRINYISSVSATACNGPHCGSTTTGGFANPGHVAGNNGSVETLILHLAAGDYTIWAGGESGDSLDGQGHGCIGVNGGANLGCSAGAGTYRAAISVEIAAVPLPSSVWLFGSALAGVVGVRRRSALSA; from the coding sequence ATGAGAAGATCAAACCGTCTGAACTTGAGTTTCGCGATTGCCGCGCTACTGGTTGTGGGCCCCGCCCAGGCCCATGTCACCAACTGGAACCTGCTGAATACCGCGACCACGATAGCCGGCACTGGCATTAATGCCGATCCTTGCGCCGGCAAAACTTTATGCCAAAGCTCACCCAACTTTACCCGCTATTCCTGGTATGACGGTACCCAGCCACAGCTGTCGGATAGCCATACCGTCACTCTCAATGCCGAGGCTTTTACTTTTCATTTGGCCGCCGAGTCCTCTGTCACCATTACCGATAGCGCCTATGGCGCTAACGCCAGCACCTTGAATCCGGCCTTCAGCGTCTATAGCGGCGTACTGCCGGCGTTGTCGCACGACCAGCAGGCCCCGGACACCCAAAATCCAATCGATCTGGATAGCCCGCTATATGTGTCGATGATGAGCCCTACCGATCATGCCCCCGGTGATCCGAATATCGCCCATTACATAGACGACGGTACCGGCACCGCACTGATGGTTAACCCGGCTTGGAATCAACCCTTTGCCGGTTCCAATGGCTTAACTGCAGAGCAGTGGTATACCGCTAATTACACGCCGCATAATGGCTACCGCGATACCCTGAACGGCACCCAGACCGGCGGTATCGATACCAATCCCAATTCCGGAAATTACGGCAGCCTGCTCAATCCCTATCTGGGTCAGTTCGATGCCTATGGTAACTGGAGTATGGGCAATGCCAATGGTGATTGGTCGCGGATCAATTACATTTCCTCGGTGAGTGCCACCGCCTGTAACGGTCCCCATTGCGGCAGCACCACGACCGGTGGCTTCGCCAATCCCGGCCATGTCGCCGGTAACAATGGCTCAGTCGAAACCCTGATCCTGCATTTGGCGGCCGGTGACTACACCATCTGGGCCGGTGGCGAGTCAGGAGACAGTTTGGATGGTCAGGGTCATGGCTGTATCGGCGTCAATGGCGGCGCCAATCTGGGTTGCAGCGCCGGCGCCGGGACTTACCGCGCGGCGATTTCCGTTGAGATTGCCGCCGTACCGTTGCCGTCCAGCGTTTGGCTGTTCGGATCGGCCTTGGCCGGGGTAGTTGGAGTTCGCCGCCGGTCGGCGCTGTCTGCGTGA
- a CDS encoding glycosyltransferase family A protein, giving the protein MNTELVRTAVIVPVWNASQHLDRLLPALASQSLQPDEWLIVDSHSTDDTVQRCLAAGARVETIPPGTFNHGGTRRWASQLVSADILIFMTQDAILADTESLRKLRDAVLLDVNVGVAYGRQLPRPEAGTLEAHARYFNYPARSRTKKLSDSASLGIKTCFSSDSFAAYRRTALDAVGGFPLDVIGSEDAYVAAKMLLSGWSVRYEADSRVIHSHSYSLRQEFRRYFDIGVFYGQEDWIERQFGKARGEGRRFVISEVKHIMQLGQTWRIPECILRSALKLLGYRLGWIHKALPLALKRRISMFPRYWESLELS; this is encoded by the coding sequence ATGAATACTGAATTAGTACGAACCGCAGTCATTGTTCCGGTTTGGAATGCCAGTCAGCACTTGGATCGGCTGTTGCCGGCACTGGCGAGCCAGTCTTTGCAACCCGATGAATGGCTGATAGTCGATAGTCACTCGACGGATGACACCGTACAACGTTGTTTAGCGGCGGGCGCTAGAGTCGAAACGATTCCGCCAGGAACATTCAACCATGGCGGGACTCGGCGTTGGGCCAGCCAGCTGGTGTCTGCGGACATACTGATCTTTATGACGCAGGATGCGATCTTGGCCGATACGGAAAGTTTGCGTAAGTTGCGGGATGCGGTGTTGTTGGATGTCAATGTCGGCGTGGCATACGGGCGGCAGTTGCCGCGCCCGGAAGCCGGCACTCTTGAAGCGCACGCCCGTTATTTCAACTATCCCGCGCGAAGCAGAACCAAGAAACTTTCCGATTCCGCCAGCTTGGGTATCAAGACTTGCTTCAGCTCCGACTCGTTCGCGGCGTACAGACGCACGGCCCTTGATGCGGTCGGCGGATTTCCGCTCGACGTGATCGGCAGCGAAGACGCCTATGTTGCCGCTAAAATGCTGCTGTCCGGCTGGAGCGTTCGGTATGAAGCCGACTCCCGCGTGATTCACTCGCATAGCTACTCGTTGCGGCAAGAGTTTCGGCGCTATTTCGATATTGGTGTGTTTTACGGCCAGGAAGACTGGATTGAACGCCAATTTGGTAAGGCGCGCGGGGAAGGGCGGCGTTTTGTCATTTCAGAAGTTAAACACATCATGCAGTTGGGGCAAACTTGGCGCATACCCGAATGCATTTTGCGTTCCGCGCTGAAATTGTTGGGGTATCGGCTAGGCTGGATACACAAGGCCTTGCCATTGGCCCTGAAGCGGCGCATCAGCATGTTTCCTCGTTACTGGGAGTCTTTGGAATTATCATGA
- the dctA gene encoding C4-dicarboxylate transporter DctA, producing the protein MDTPSHPLPPADRAQTRLYYWVLAAIVLGGLFGHFDAAHAVALKPVGDGFIGLIKMLIAPVVFCTVVLGIAGAGDMKKAGRVGFKALVYFELVSTLALALGVIVANVLAPGQGFNVDPASLDAPAVAGFAKQADQQTVAEFFLHIIPKTFTDAFTGSGDLLQVLLVSVLFGLALQKMGEAGRLVHRFVEECAHLFFAMMNVVMKLAPIGAGAAMAFTIGKYGIDALKPLAALMGCFYLTCALFVVLVLGGIGKLIGFNIFKLLRYLKEELLLVLGTSSSETALVPLMNKLERLGCSRSVVGLVVPSGYSFNLDGTNIYLTLSALFVAQALNVDLSLSQQLTLLLVAMLTSKGASGVTGAGFITLAATLAVVPAVPVAALSLILGIDRFMSEARALTNLIGNAVATIVVSQSERELNQAQLRAELEGDVRG; encoded by the coding sequence ATGGACACACCATCCCATCCGTTACCGCCGGCTGACCGCGCTCAAACCCGGCTGTACTATTGGGTCTTGGCGGCGATTGTATTAGGTGGATTATTCGGCCATTTCGATGCGGCGCATGCGGTGGCATTGAAGCCGGTCGGCGACGGTTTTATCGGCTTGATCAAAATGCTGATCGCGCCGGTGGTGTTTTGCACCGTGGTGCTGGGCATTGCCGGGGCGGGCGACATGAAGAAAGCCGGGCGCGTCGGCTTTAAAGCCCTGGTGTATTTCGAATTGGTATCGACCCTTGCGTTGGCCTTGGGCGTCATAGTGGCCAATGTGCTGGCACCGGGCCAGGGCTTTAACGTCGATCCGGCCAGCCTGGATGCGCCGGCGGTCGCGGGTTTCGCCAAGCAGGCCGATCAACAAACCGTCGCCGAGTTTTTCTTACACATCATCCCCAAAACCTTTACCGACGCCTTCACCGGCTCCGGCGATTTGCTGCAGGTGTTGCTGGTCTCGGTGCTGTTTGGGCTGGCGCTGCAGAAAATGGGCGAAGCCGGGCGTTTGGTGCATCGCTTTGTCGAGGAATGCGCCCATCTATTCTTTGCGATGATGAACGTGGTCATGAAGTTAGCGCCGATCGGCGCGGGCGCGGCGATGGCTTTTACCATCGGCAAATACGGCATAGACGCCTTGAAACCCTTAGCCGCGTTGATGGGCTGTTTTTATCTGACCTGCGCGCTGTTCGTGGTGCTGGTGCTGGGCGGGATAGGTAAACTGATCGGTTTCAACATTTTCAAGCTGCTGCGTTACCTCAAGGAAGAGTTGCTGCTGGTGCTGGGAACGTCTTCGTCGGAAACGGCATTGGTACCGTTGATGAACAAACTGGAGCGCTTGGGTTGCTCGCGGTCGGTGGTCGGCTTGGTCGTCCCTTCCGGCTATTCCTTTAATTTGGACGGGACCAATATCTATCTGACGCTGTCGGCGCTGTTCGTCGCGCAGGCATTAAATGTCGATTTGAGCCTATCCCAGCAACTGACCTTGTTGTTGGTGGCGATGTTGACGAGCAAAGGCGCCTCCGGCGTGACCGGCGCCGGTTTCATTACGCTGGCCGCGACGCTGGCGGTGGTGCCGGCGGTACCGGTGGCTGCCTTGTCGCTGATCTTGGGCATAGACCGCTTTATGTCGGAAGCCCGCGCCTTGACCAATCTGATCGGCAACGCCGTGGCAACCATCGTGGTGTCGCAGTCCGAGCGCGAGCTGAATCAGGCCCAACTGCGGGCGGAATTGGAGGGCGACGTTCGCGGCTAG
- a CDS encoding aminotransferase class V-fold PLP-dependent enzyme, translating into MAGRNHLFVPGPTNTPHEILSAMHVPMEDHRSPIFPKLLAPILEDLKKVFRTETGQCFVFPATGTAGWEVAMTNCLNQGDKVLIYRFGQFGHLWAEAARKLGFDVEIQQVEWGKGIPLDHLEVRLKDDKNHEIKAVLATHNETSTGVTSDIPGVRKALDAAGHPALLFSDGVSAIGSIDFRQDEWGVDASIAGSQKGFMLPAGLAILGFSQKALAAIDNSNFPRSFFSLKDMAASNKDGYTPYTPSTPMLYGLRKALELLLEEGMENVYARHYRLGEGVRRAVAAWGLQTCAQAGWASDTVTAIVVPADKDARHVISTAYSKYNISLGAGLNEVAGKVFRIGHVGDMNDVSLLGAIAGVEMAMLDNGFDIKAGSGVAAAVEYYRSTAK; encoded by the coding sequence ATGGCGGGTCGCAATCACCTTTTTGTCCCAGGTCCAACCAATACCCCACACGAAATCTTGAGCGCGATGCACGTGCCGATGGAAGACCACCGCTCGCCGATCTTCCCCAAGCTGCTGGCGCCGATTCTGGAAGACCTGAAAAAAGTGTTCCGCACCGAAACCGGCCAATGCTTCGTGTTCCCGGCCACCGGTACCGCCGGCTGGGAAGTGGCGATGACCAACTGCTTGAACCAGGGCGACAAAGTATTGATTTACCGCTTCGGCCAATTCGGCCATTTGTGGGCGGAAGCCGCGCGCAAATTGGGCTTCGACGTGGAAATCCAGCAAGTCGAATGGGGCAAGGGCATTCCTTTGGACCACCTGGAAGTGCGCCTGAAAGACGACAAAAACCACGAGATCAAAGCCGTGTTGGCGACGCATAACGAAACCTCGACCGGCGTCACCAGCGACATCCCCGGCGTGCGCAAAGCGCTGGACGCGGCCGGCCACCCTGCCCTGCTGTTCTCGGACGGCGTCAGCGCCATCGGCAGCATCGATTTTCGCCAAGACGAATGGGGCGTGGACGCCAGCATCGCCGGTTCGCAAAAAGGCTTTATGCTGCCGGCGGGTTTGGCAATTTTAGGCTTCAGTCAAAAAGCTCTGGCCGCGATCGACAACAGCAACTTCCCTCGCTCGTTCTTTTCGCTGAAAGACATGGCGGCCTCCAACAAGGATGGCTACACCCCTTACACCCCGTCCACGCCGATGTTGTACGGTTTGCGTAAAGCGCTGGAATTGTTGCTGGAAGAAGGCATGGAGAACGTTTACGCCCGCCACTACCGCTTGGGCGAAGGCGTGCGCCGCGCCGTGGCGGCCTGGGGCTTGCAAACTTGCGCCCAAGCAGGCTGGGCTTCGGATACCGTCACCGCCATCGTGGTACCGGCCGATAAAGACGCCCGCCACGTGATCAGCACCGCTTACAGCAAATACAACATTTCGCTGGGCGCCGGTTTGAACGAAGTCGCCGGTAAAGTATTCCGCATCGGCCATGTCGGCGACATGAACGACGTATCCTTGCTCGGCGCGATTGCCGGTGTGGAAATGGCGATGCTGGACAACGGTTTCGATATCAAGGCCGGTAGCGGCGTCGCGGCCGCCGTCGAGTATTATCGCTCGACCGCCAAATAA
- a CDS encoding D-glycerate dehydrogenase, translated as MPKPKVLISRRWPAGVEAKLLSLYDATLNPEDRPLDADAFCGAMQTYDAICPSVCDTLGADILNVANRRCKIIANFGVGYNHIDIDAARANGLVVTNTPGVLTEATADIAMTLLLMSARRGAEGDRLVRSGLWSGWCPTQMMSSDVTGATLGLIGFGRIAQAVARKAHHGFGMKILYVKPTPADPEVVDDLHAERCASIEELLPRCDYVSLHCPGGNQTRHLMNAERLRQMKPTAHLINTARGDVVNSRALIDALTEKRIAGAGLDVYENEPHLDPGFLKLDNVTLLPHLGSATISTRTAMGEKVLRNLQAFFAGAEPPDRVV; from the coding sequence ATGCCCAAGCCCAAGGTATTGATCAGCCGCCGCTGGCCGGCCGGCGTCGAAGCGAAGTTGCTCAGTCTATACGACGCGACGCTGAACCCCGAGGACCGGCCTTTGGATGCCGACGCATTCTGTGGCGCCATGCAAACATACGACGCGATTTGTCCCAGCGTCTGCGACACCCTTGGGGCGGACATACTCAATGTCGCCAACCGGCGGTGCAAAATCATCGCCAACTTCGGCGTCGGCTACAACCATATCGACATTGATGCCGCCCGCGCCAACGGCTTGGTCGTCACCAACACGCCGGGCGTTTTAACCGAAGCCACCGCGGATATCGCGATGACCTTGCTACTGATGTCGGCGCGGCGCGGCGCCGAGGGCGACCGGCTGGTACGAAGCGGGCTATGGAGCGGCTGGTGTCCGACCCAAATGATGAGCAGCGACGTCACCGGCGCCACGCTGGGCCTGATCGGCTTCGGCCGTATCGCTCAAGCGGTGGCCCGCAAGGCGCACCACGGCTTCGGGATGAAAATCCTCTATGTCAAACCCACTCCGGCCGATCCCGAAGTGGTCGACGATCTGCATGCGGAACGTTGCGCCAGCATCGAAGAGCTGCTGCCGCGCTGCGATTACGTCTCCTTGCATTGCCCCGGCGGCAATCAGACCCGTCATTTGATGAATGCCGAACGTTTGCGACAGATGAAGCCAACGGCGCATTTGATCAATACCGCGCGCGGCGACGTGGTCAATAGTCGCGCCTTAATCGATGCGTTGACCGAAAAACGCATCGCCGGCGCTGGCCTGGACGTCTACGAAAACGAACCGCATCTGGATCCCGGCTTCTTGAAGCTGGACAATGTCACGCTGCTACCGCATCTGGGTAGCGCGACGATCTCAACGCGAACGGCGATGGGGGAAAAGGTGCTGCGCAATCTGCAGGCGTTTTTCGCGGGAGCCGAACCGCCGGATCGGGTCGTCTAA
- a CDS encoding DUF3570 domain-containing protein: protein MAVISTEKSKALAALTTAALSLPGLDCAAGVPSTQAEGNTEYGYYQESSGRMNVQIFHADGLIPLNDRLEFNFSLDRDTYTGASPAYSLPSAMTNQPVAIKTTENGKDYADVVSAASAVSAATLSGAESLLQTSSFYQEAYNSILTSLNDADAVIYGNNIPQDVLANNQQIASLAGFDAALNNFIPANDKAVQRFQTQPLETRTQPVLGLKYYFDDTTLGITGGQSEEPDFQSNFGSLNFSHEFNDKLTTVSGGYSVTRNAIFRNGGHSHTPSGLGLGHIHPADCEISTCTDYSSLNANSLFHGVNLAISHVLDKNTLLNLAGSFTHQSGFLSNAYKTVYVRGEITPEEYLALSNTGANSAIDWKAISKLEIVGPELFRENRPGQRNLFSFSGGVNHYFPALDAALHFDYRYYHDDWKIDAHTFEMKWLQSLPFGITVTPSVRYYSQSKADFFAPYYLAPRADGFYSSDFRLSGFGALSGGVILSKQIGKAVKLEAGFEYYQRASAFKLGGGGGSDYADYSYYLAHAGVNINLSAPGSLLSGDGSLIDSLFGDGDPHAHHHHHHHGAPVPAGVMFGHMMPKADDVMVGYMYMYNGQAGTMLHGSQAVSDAKIVAGGCPGYGSGVPAFNGCLVKPASMHMGMHMLDIMYAPTDWLNLMVMPQLMDMDMTMSDDLRAANYTPNSTYTEKHYVTDTRSFYAGMHHTVFDLGDTSLIALVKLFDDTAHHLHAGIGVSAPTGNVAIPHTTLSTVNVPDSLGADHFYQANIKVLQDYGMQSGSGTWDFKPTLTYTGEHDDVFWGAQFSAVKRLQDKNKSGYALGDTYQGSTWAGYKVTPWLSGTVRGVYTQQNKLKGDLYQLNPAALLQGQTTQLAHNLTSTVDYPQNSGGHYWDIGLGLQVAVPGGKFAGHTFSLEWLQPIQDYVNGYQLERTGAFSARWNYMF, encoded by the coding sequence GTGGCTGTAATTAGTACTGAAAAATCCAAGGCGCTGGCGGCTCTGACGACCGCCGCGTTGAGTTTGCCGGGGCTGGATTGCGCGGCTGGCGTGCCTTCCACTCAGGCCGAGGGCAATACCGAGTACGGTTATTATCAGGAAAGCAGCGGGCGGATGAACGTCCAGATCTTTCACGCGGATGGCCTTATTCCGTTGAACGACCGCTTGGAATTCAACTTTAGCCTGGACCGCGACACCTACACCGGCGCGTCGCCGGCTTACAGTTTGCCGTCGGCGATGACCAACCAGCCGGTAGCGATCAAGACCACCGAAAACGGCAAGGACTACGCGGACGTCGTATCCGCCGCATCGGCGGTTTCGGCGGCCACCTTGTCCGGCGCGGAGAGTCTGTTACAAACTTCGTCGTTCTATCAAGAGGCCTATAACAGCATTTTGACGTCGCTGAACGACGCCGATGCGGTGATCTACGGTAATAATATTCCGCAAGATGTATTGGCCAACAATCAACAGATCGCCAGCTTGGCGGGTTTCGACGCGGCCTTAAACAATTTCATACCCGCCAACGACAAAGCCGTGCAGCGGTTTCAGACCCAGCCGCTGGAAACGCGAACCCAGCCGGTTTTAGGGCTCAAATACTATTTCGATGACACCACGCTGGGCATTACCGGCGGTCAGTCCGAAGAGCCGGACTTTCAGTCCAACTTCGGTAGCCTGAACTTCAGTCACGAATTCAACGACAAGCTGACTACCGTGTCTGGTGGGTATTCGGTTACTCGCAATGCGATTTTTCGCAATGGCGGGCATTCCCATACCCCGTCCGGTTTGGGCCTGGGCCACATTCACCCGGCCGATTGCGAAATCAGTACCTGTACGGATTATTCCAGTCTGAACGCCAACAGCCTGTTTCACGGCGTCAACTTGGCGATTTCGCACGTGCTCGACAAGAATACCTTGCTGAACTTGGCCGGCTCGTTCACGCACCAGTCCGGCTTTCTGAGTAATGCCTACAAGACGGTTTATGTGCGCGGTGAAATCACCCCGGAAGAATATTTGGCCTTGTCGAATACCGGGGCCAATTCCGCGATCGATTGGAAGGCTATCAGCAAGCTGGAAATTGTCGGCCCGGAATTGTTCAGGGAAAACCGTCCGGGTCAGCGCAATCTGTTTTCATTCTCGGGGGGCGTCAATCATTACTTTCCGGCGCTGGATGCGGCGCTGCATTTTGATTACCGCTACTACCACGACGATTGGAAAATCGACGCCCATACCTTCGAGATGAAATGGTTGCAATCGCTACCGTTCGGCATCACGGTGACGCCCAGCGTTCGTTATTACTCGCAATCGAAGGCCGATTTCTTCGCGCCGTATTACTTGGCACCGCGGGCCGACGGCTTCTATTCCAGCGATTTTCGCTTATCGGGGTTCGGCGCATTAAGCGGCGGCGTGATACTGTCCAAGCAAATCGGCAAGGCGGTTAAATTGGAAGCCGGCTTCGAATATTACCAGCGTGCCAGCGCTTTCAAGCTGGGCGGAGGCGGCGGCAGCGATTATGCGGACTACAGCTACTATCTCGCCCACGCCGGCGTCAACATCAATCTGTCGGCGCCCGGCAGTTTGCTCAGCGGCGACGGCAGTTTGATCGACAGCTTGTTTGGCGATGGCGATCCGCATGCGCATCACCACCATCATCATCACGGCGCGCCGGTGCCGGCCGGCGTGATGTTCGGTCATATGATGCCCAAGGCCGACGATGTCATGGTCGGCTATATGTATATGTACAACGGCCAAGCCGGCACCATGCTCCACGGCAGCCAGGCGGTATCCGACGCCAAAATCGTCGCGGGCGGTTGCCCCGGTTACGGTTCCGGCGTACCGGCCTTCAACGGCTGTTTGGTCAAGCCGGCGTCGATGCATATGGGCATGCATATGCTTGACATCATGTATGCGCCGACCGACTGGCTGAATTTGATGGTGATGCCGCAGCTAATGGACATGGATATGACCATGAGCGACGACCTGCGTGCCGCGAACTACACGCCGAACTCGACCTACACCGAAAAGCATTACGTCACCGATACCAGGTCGTTTTATGCCGGCATGCATCACACCGTGTTCGATCTTGGCGATACCTCGTTGATAGCGCTGGTCAAGTTGTTCGACGACACGGCCCACCATCTGCACGCCGGTATCGGCGTTAGCGCGCCGACCGGCAATGTCGCGATTCCGCATACGACGCTAAGCACGGTCAACGTGCCGGACAGCCTGGGGGCGGATCATTTCTATCAAGCCAATATCAAGGTCTTGCAAGATTACGGCATGCAATCGGGCAGCGGTACTTGGGATTTCAAGCCGACGCTGACCTACACCGGCGAGCACGACGACGTGTTCTGGGGCGCTCAATTTAGCGCGGTCAAACGCTTGCAGGATAAAAACAAATCGGGTTATGCGCTCGGCGATACCTATCAGGGTTCGACTTGGGCCGGCTACAAAGTTACGCCTTGGCTGTCCGGTACGGTACGAGGCGTTTACACCCAACAGAACAAGCTGAAGGGCGATTTATACCAATTGAATCCGGCCGCTTTGCTGCAAGGCCAGACTACGCAGCTGGCGCATAATCTGACCTCCACTGTCGATTACCCGCAAAATTCCGGCGGCCACTACTGGGATATTGGCTTGGGACTTCAGGTGGCTGTGCCGGGCGGCAAATTCGCCGGCCACACGTTCAGTTTGGAATGGCTGCAACCGATTCAGGATTATGTCAACGGTTATCAACTGGAGCGCACCGGCGCGTTTTCGGCGCGCTGGAACTATATGTTTTGA